From the genome of Nicotiana tabacum cultivar K326 chromosome 2, ASM71507v2, whole genome shotgun sequence:
CAAAGGTCAGTACAAATAAACCTCCATTGAGGTAATCCTTACCAACAAAGTCTCCTCCACgagaaataataattttattagaTTCAAAAACAAGTTTAAGGCCTGCTTTGTTGAGAAGTGCACCAGAAACTAAGTTTTTACGAATTGAGGGAACGTACAGAACATTGTTCAAGGCTAAAGTTTTTCCATAAGTTAACTTAAGAAGAACTTTTCCTTTACCCATAACTCCTGCGGTAGTGGAGTTACCCATGTAAACACACTCGTCATCAGTAGACTCCTCAAAGTCATGGAACAATTCCTTGTTGGAGCAGAGGTGCCTTGAAGCGCCTGTGTCCAGTATCCAATCAGTCTTGTTAGCCATTATATCTGCCTCAACGACCACAGCAACAATCACATCACCACTTTCAGTAAGGTTAGCTTGGGGTGGAGTTTTACCTCCCTGCTTCGAGCTTTGTCTTTGTCTTTGGTTGCACTGGAAAGCCTTGTGACCAATTTTTCCACAGACATAGCAAGGTCCTTTCGACTTTTGGATTTGGCCCTCCGATTTATTGAAGTAATTCTGCTTCTTTACATATCCTTTCTTCTGTTTACCTTTAAACTTGTCTTTCACAAAAGTACTAGTAGATTCCACAAGGTTACCTTTAGAAAAATTAGGAGAGAGAAATTTCATCTTATCCTTAAGTCGTTCTGCCTCCTCATCTTTGAGACAATTTGCTTCCTCAGTCCTCATGTGACTGATCAATTTTTGAAGAGTTAAgtttttcttcttgtatttcagTTGATTCCTATAATCACTCTACGAAGGTGAAAAATTTTCAAACAGAACATTAGCTTGAAGAATCTGACACATCTCCATGCCTTCGTTcagaacatcagcagtcaaattcTCATACTCGTGAACCTGCTCCATGATTGGCTTATCATCAACCATCAGAAACTTGATCGACTTTCCAACTACATACTTCTTTTTCCCCGTATCATCCACACCATATTTCTTCTCCAAACTATCCCATATGACTTTAGCagatttataatttataaataaatcaaagagaGTATTAGTCATATGGTTAAGTAGATGCCCTCGAACAGTTTTATTATCCTTTTCATATTTCTTTTTAGCAGCATCATCAGCAACAACAATAGCATTTATATTAGAACCATCAGCAACATTAGTAGTATTGGAAACAACATGAGCAGGAGGTTCGTTAAACAAAACGAAATCCACTTCTAATTGTTCAAATAAAATTAGAAGTTTCTGGGACCAACGCTTATAATTGTTGTAATCTAAAGGCTCAAGCTTTGACAGGTCAGGAAGTGTTTTGTTCAAAGTGGTAGCCATTAGTCAATATTATATACGAAGTCGCTTTCAAATTGTAAGAAAAATAGTAGATAATATTGACCAAGAATAGAAATAACTTATCGAATAAATACTGTATCGTGGCAAGCCACTGCCTTGAAAGCGATTTTGGTCCGACTGGGTGCAAATCGTTAAGACTGGTCGCTCCCCAAGGTTCCACAGTACTTCCAAACACGTGCACTCGTGGCTGGAAGTTTGGAGTTTGTAAAAAAAGAATTGCCCaggcaaaataagaagaagaatagTCTTTTGAGAGGATGAGAGAATAATGTTTTTGGTTGGTGTTTTAGTTCACAAATGATGATGTTTATATAGGCAAATCATTTACGTTTTCTTCCATCAGAAAATCGTAAGAGGCCAAATGTGAGTTAATGTTATGTAACATTTATTTTGGTTTAATAACAAAATTGTCATAAAGACAGTAACTTCAAACCTTCTGAAAAGTTATATCTTTTCACAAACGAAGTCACAAAAGTTAAGAAATTGTCATATGAATGAATGTGAACCATTTA
Proteins encoded in this window:
- the LOC142167071 gene encoding uncharacterized protein LOC142167071, which gives rise to MATTLNKTLPDLSKLEPLDYNNYKRWSQKLLILFEQLEVDFVLFNEPPAHVVSNTTNVADGSNINAIVVADDAAKKKYEKDNKTVRGHLLNHMTNTLFDLFINYKSAKVIWDSLEKKYGVDDTGKKKYVVGKSIKFLMVDDKPIMEQVHEYENLTADVLNEGMEMCQILQANVLFENFSPS